The window CGGCGCAGGAACAAACCAGGCTTCGATGCGCACATCGTCTTCCGTCGTCAGCCAGACTACCTCGTAGTCGAGCCCGACATCTTTGGGGGTGCGCAGGATCTGCCGTCCCGTGTCAGGAAAATAGATGAGAGCGCCCTGCAGCAAGAACATCACGGCCAACAGTGCGATATACCCTGTGCCACCCACGGTCAACACTTTCAGCAAGACTTCCATGGCCCGCCCCAAAAGAGGGTGAAAATGGCGTCGGACTCGCTTGTTCTTGAACTTGGCCAACAAGCAAGACCCGCTTACTTCCTTTCATGCCGACCGCTGTTGATATGCGGCAAAGCCTTGCTCAATTATTTTGGCGTGCGCAAGGAGTTCAGAGGCAATAGCACTTAAGGCTGATTCATCTTTGACTGCCCGGATCAAAAAAATAACATTTAGACAGGCCAGGACACGGTCCTGAAATTTCAAAGGCACTGCAACACCGCCAAACTTGGGCTCCGCATTCCACTCTCCCCGATTGAGAGCGTAGCCCCGTTGACGCGTTTCAGATAACAAGGTCCGTATGAAGTGGGCGTCTTTAGCGGGTACAGCGTCGATGTCCGAGCGTTCGCGCAGCATGTCAAGCAAGACCTTCTGCTCCTCTTCCGGAGCAAAGGCCAGATACGCGCGGCCTGCGGCGGTTGTCAGCAACGGCATGCGTCTGCCGGGCATGCCTGAGTGAAATGACAAGGGACTGTAAGGCCGCGTGGATGCGCGGACCACCATCTCATCCCCTTCCAGTGAAACCAATGAACAAGGCCAGACCAAAGCCTTGGAAATTACACGCATTTGAGGCCATGCAATTTCCGAGATTTGGACGTTATCCCGGAATCCATAACTCAGCTGTTGTATGCGGAATGTTAGGCGATAGAGGTTTGTTGCCGCATCGCATTCCACGTAGCCCGCTTGACGCAAGGTTTCCAGCAAACGCTTGATGGTTGTGCGATGCAGTCCTGTCATCCTGCCCAGTTCGGTAATCGAGGCAGAGGCGCTGGATCTGCGATTGAGCGCAGCCAAAATATCCAGCCCCTTAACCAGCGACTGGCAATGCCGGTAGCTACTGGAGGGTTCCTGCGCCATGGTCGAGATCCTCCATCGAAAGAATGACGATTGATTATACGACCGGCCGCATGCCCGCTTTTGCTCAGAGGTCTAGCACGAGTCGATCGCTCTTCGCACCCGAGCAACAAATCATCATTGACTTGTTAGCTGATCTTTCCGCATCTGACAGCAACGCATCGCGATGGTCTGCTTTACCTGCAAGGATACGTGTCTCGCAGCTGCCGCAAATACCCTCCCTGCAGGAGGATGGCACAGAAACGCCTGCATCAAAAACGATATCCAGAATAGAGCACCCCGCCGGAACTTGCAGCGTCATGCCACTGCGCGCCAGTTCCAGAGTGAAACCTCCGTCAAGTGCCGCTTCGGATTTGGCGGTGAAGTATTCGACATGTGCACGATCACGACAGTGCGCAGTGGCTTGCTCGAACGCATCCAGCATTCCTCGTGGGCCGCAGCAGTAGAGGTGGACGTTGGTTGACACACTTCGGCCAAGGGCGGCCAGGTCCAGTGCTTGGCCGCCAGGCTCTTGGTCGAAATAGAAATATGCGGCATTCCCGGAAGTGGCGGCAAGTATACGCACCTCGTCCACAAATGCCGCATGCGCGGCAGTGCGAGCGCAGTAATGCAGTTCCCAGTGCTGTCCCAAGGCATTGAGCCGGTGCATCATCGCGAGCAGTGGCGTGATGCCGATACCGCCGGCTACCAGGCAGCTGTACCCGGATGATTCATTTAATCGAAAGTTGTTGCGCGGCAGACTGGCCAGCAGCACATCACCCTCTTGTAGCGACTCATGCATGTAGTGTGATCCGCCCGCGCTGTCAGGAGAGTTGTGCACGGCGATCTGGTACTGGTGCTGCTCGCCCGGCGCATTGAGCAGGGAATAGCTTCGCGACAAGTGGTTGGGCAACCGCACTTCGATGTGCGCCCCAGCCTCAAACGGCGTCAGGGCGACTCCATCCACATGCACCAAGTCAAACAGCTTGACGCCTAACGCAATATCGTGAATGCGCTGGACGCGTAATGGAATGTTGGTATCCATAAGATGTGCAATTCAGGAACAAAGGATCAGGGGCTTGACTGCGTCGCCCGACAGGATGAGCTCGAACGCTCGCGTTCCTTCGGACAAGGGGATCTGGTGGCTGGCAATCGGGCGCAGATCAATCTTGTTGTCGTACACCAGCGGTGCGGCAATTTCCCAGGTATCCCAAAGGCGACGGCCGTGGATGTTGTAGATCGTGGGCCGGCTTTTGCGCCAGGCGCCAAAGTCGAATTCCATCGGCTTGGTCGGCGTGGCGCACCAGCGCACATCACCCAGAGAGCCGACCATAGCAAAGCAGTTCCTGACGCCATCGTGGCTGCCGGTGTACTCAAACACCACGTCCGCCAATTCGCCATTTGTCATGTCGCGTACCACATTGACCGGCGACTCCGCGACCGGGTCGATCGCTCGGTCGGCGCCCATCGCCAAGGCAGTCTGACGACGCTTGGGGTTGGGGTCCACAGCAATCACCCGACGTGCGCCGAAATACCGTGCCACCGCAATGTTCATCAATCCGATCGGACCACAGCCATTTACCACCACCGTTTGCCCTGACACCCCGCTCCCTTCCAGCGCAGCATGCACCGCAATGCCCAAAGGCTCCAGTAGCGCAGCCATCTCCTTGGCAACGCCGGGTGGATTAACCCAGGCGATCGAGGTCGGAACGGTGACGTACTCGGCAAAAGTGCCGTCGATGTCGATGCCCGGGTACTTGGTGTTGGTACAAACATGGGCACGGCCAGTTCGGCAAGTTTTGCAATTCCAGCAGGGGATATGGCTCTCCAGACTCACCACATCACCCACTTTCACTCGGCCGGTACCATGACTACCTATGACCTCAGGCCCCAGTGCCACTACAGTTCCGCACATTTCATGCCCCAGGGTGGTGGGCAGTTTCACGCGCTGGGCGAACGCGCCCGAGCCCTGGTAGATCTGCATGTCGGTGCCGCACACGCCGGCGGCATGCACTTTGACCAGCATTTCTCCCGCGCCAGGTTCGCGTATATCGCGCTCCATTACGGCCAGCCCGTTCACACCGGGCTGCACTTTGTTCAAAGCCAGCATCATTTGCCTTTCGGGAATGGTTATTGTGGCTGGAGGCCGGCGCCCTTGGCCGCATCCACCCATCGTGTGGCTTCGAACTGGATCAGCTTGCCAAACTCCTCGGCAGTCGAAGACTTGGCGATCAGCCCCATGCTGTACAAACGTGCCTTGACTTCTGTCTTGGCGAGCGCTTCAGCGACATCCGAGCCGATCTTCTTGCGTACATCTTCGGGCGTTCCCTTGGGCACCATCAACCCGAACCAGAAATCGGCATAGAAACCCTTGCCCCCGCTCTCATCGGCGGTCCTTATGTTTGGAGCGATAGGCGAGCGGACCTTGGCCGGGATGCCCAAGGCTTTGATGCGACCGCTGTCAATAAAAGGCTTGGCTCCGGTTAAGGTGGACAATACCGCCTGAACTTCGCCGCTCAGCAGTGCGTTCAGTGCAAGCGCCTCCCCGCGATAGAGGACGTTCTGGCGCTCGAACTTCATCAGGTCGGCAAATTGTTGGAAAGCCAGCATGGAACTTCCACCGAACGTTCCGTCGAACACCTTCCCAGGGTTCTTGCGGGCGTATTCAGCAAATTCGCCCATGCTATTGACAGGCACGTCTTTATGAACCGACAGCACATAATCACCTTGTGCGATCTGTGTGACAGGCATCAGGTCATTGACGGGATCAAAGCCGGGATTCTTGACAAAGAGCTTGACAGTGGCGATGGAGACAGGTGCGAGCAAGATGGTATAGCCATCAGCCGGCGACTTGGCGACCTGAGCAGCACCAATCGTCCCATTGGCACCCGGCTTGTTTTCCACGATGACCGACTGCTTCCACTTGGTGCCGAGTTGTTCGGCCAGTATCCGCGTTGCGTTATCCGAAGATCCGCCCGGAGCAAAGGGAACGACGATCTTGACGAGCTTTTGCGGGTAGGTTGTTTGTGCAGCGGCTGGTAATACTGTGGCGGCCAAAAGGACACTGGCGGCCCAAATACGAAAGTGGCGAGTTGAAATATTCAGCATGATGTGTCTCCTGATTTAGTTGATCGGGGCGTTGGCGGCTCGGAGTCAGATGGGATGAGGGGAATCAGGTCGATCAAATAATGAAAGACAGTCCCACGATTGGCTGTTTCCGGTGCAGCAGCACGATGGCCTTGTGCTGAATCCTCCAGTCGTTGCCTACCTTTTTACACACCAGCTTGCAGCGGCCGGGAAACAGGCGTGTTTCACCGAGCCCCTGCTGACGCCAGTCGCCTGACCGCACTTCGGTCAGCTGCAACGCAAAGCTGGCCATGGCGGTGTTAGCGTCGACATCCTCAATATCGATGTTCGACACCATACGCAGCGTGTTCGATCCGGGGTTCTGCGCGACGCGGTTTTGTCGCATGATCTGCTCGACCCGCATGGCCAGTCGGAGACGGTTATCGTAAATGACGGACGAGTCTTTGAGCGGATCGGCGTTTTCATCGATCGGCACCCAGTAGCTGGCGTCTTCGGTGTAGAGCGTCAGCCAGTCGTCGAGGCGTCCTTCATCGAGCAGTTGGGCTTCGCGCAGAATAAGTTTCTGGACGGGGTGGGTCATGGGGTCTCCTTCAGGAATCCGGCGGGTGATTAAGAAGCGGCGGCCATCAGGGCGCACCATTTGCGCCAGAAGGCGCGT is drawn from Noviherbaspirillum saxi and contains these coding sequences:
- a CDS encoding IclR family transcriptional regulator domain-containing protein, whose translation is MAQEPSSSYRHCQSLVKGLDILAALNRRSSASASITELGRMTGLHRTTIKRLLETLRQAGYVECDAATNLYRLTFRIQQLSYGFRDNVQISEIAWPQMRVISKALVWPCSLVSLEGDEMVVRASTRPYSPLSFHSGMPGRRMPLLTTAAGRAYLAFAPEEEQKVLLDMLRERSDIDAVPAKDAHFIRTLLSETRQRGYALNRGEWNAEPKFGGVAVPLKFQDRVLACLNVIFLIRAVKDESALSAIASELLAHAKIIEQGFAAYQQRSA
- a CDS encoding PDR/VanB family oxidoreductase, giving the protein MDTNIPLRVQRIHDIALGVKLFDLVHVDGVALTPFEAGAHIEVRLPNHLSRSYSLLNAPGEQHQYQIAVHNSPDSAGGSHYMHESLQEGDVLLASLPRNNFRLNESSGYSCLVAGGIGITPLLAMMHRLNALGQHWELHYCARTAAHAAFVDEVRILAATSGNAAYFYFDQEPGGQALDLAALGRSVSTNVHLYCCGPRGMLDAFEQATAHCRDRAHVEYFTAKSEAALDGGFTLELARSGMTLQVPAGCSILDIVFDAGVSVPSSCREGICGSCETRILAGKADHRDALLSDAERSANKSMMICCSGAKSDRLVLDL
- a CDS encoding alcohol dehydrogenase catalytic domain-containing protein, which translates into the protein MMLALNKVQPGVNGLAVMERDIREPGAGEMLVKVHAAGVCGTDMQIYQGSGAFAQRVKLPTTLGHEMCGTVVALGPEVIGSHGTGRVKVGDVVSLESHIPCWNCKTCRTGRAHVCTNTKYPGIDIDGTFAEYVTVPTSIAWVNPPGVAKEMAALLEPLGIAVHAALEGSGVSGQTVVVNGCGPIGLMNIAVARYFGARRVIAVDPNPKRRQTALAMGADRAIDPVAESPVNVVRDMTNGELADVVFEYTGSHDGVRNCFAMVGSLGDVRWCATPTKPMEFDFGAWRKSRPTIYNIHGRRLWDTWEIAAPLVYDNKIDLRPIASHQIPLSEGTRAFELILSGDAVKPLILCS
- a CDS encoding Bug family tripartite tricarboxylate transporter substrate binding protein, producing MLNISTRHFRIWAASVLLAATVLPAAAQTTYPQKLVKIVVPFAPGGSSDNATRILAEQLGTKWKQSVIVENKPGANGTIGAAQVAKSPADGYTILLAPVSIATVKLFVKNPGFDPVNDLMPVTQIAQGDYVLSVHKDVPVNSMGEFAEYARKNPGKVFDGTFGGSSMLAFQQFADLMKFERQNVLYRGEALALNALLSGEVQAVLSTLTGAKPFIDSGRIKALGIPAKVRSPIAPNIRTADESGGKGFYADFWFGLMVPKGTPEDVRKKIGSDVAEALAKTEVKARLYSMGLIAKSSTAEEFGKLIQFEATRWVDAAKGAGLQPQ
- a CDS encoding aromatic-ring-hydroxylating dioxygenase subunit beta, producing MTHPVQKLILREAQLLDEGRLDDWLTLYTEDASYWVPIDENADPLKDSSVIYDNRLRLAMRVEQIMRQNRVAQNPGSNTLRMVSNIDIEDVDANTAMASFALQLTEVRSGDWRQQGLGETRLFPGRCKLVCKKVGNDWRIQHKAIVLLHRKQPIVGLSFII